Proteins found in one Aethina tumida isolate Nest 87 chromosome 1, icAetTumi1.1, whole genome shotgun sequence genomic segment:
- the LOC109597497 gene encoding uncharacterized protein CG7065-like isoform X2, translating to MGKRHCINVSRGVVPSQEAPPTSVGHSDGDDGGASSLQIAPGEPLPPGFEGQVEEIAHIQEKIDNFKSTPLVALEYLLEMQFYDPSKEPLYLCVLCDKKGDPRTVWTHLSSYNHVQQYLQKHFPTCYRKLAPYMTKQYKRGCQRVLLNIAEAIEQKFGRLKPMPIDKDKFDADMAHYLSIVCKSRHFSEKSGYTFEELVNMEELSKVTYEVEAPPDLHSMGPGVSSISKPFKKRSPSPPVVARPTKKNKGPMAGGSQGNGMNRFRDDYQRPDLRKQRRRSLSSVSSISSNDLSDRESDRSSYRRQDDRRKKFPIRSYRSPERNFYRRNELERKDGPMPWQKSNYMRRQDKVRDDADKNRDKAEEYKKLARAIETDMAKTLSHHEKNPEKHPQYNEEWKKFWNKRYKELQAEGKDAANYDFKPEWIQFWNKRMVELHQEDIKSRKDALRKRLGLPEEPTPISFRIAGKGKIDNMKKSPNSNKPVPMAARPDESLEDDVIFVNEDKAKNKYRDDKRRSQSPWEDEVSPVKVREDRMSRDRRSKDSSPRDRRRSSSKRRSRSRSRDRSRDRYQRRSRSRDGPSKSRERSRDREFRYRESSYERDVRGKERIRTVADLPWEREKYYYKPPAVMRDVTRNPVIIPPVSVPEDDDVDEEVNLVSVLRLLTAVEERLGSLGPKVIDLLAQALAMEKIEANSSENLLDNDINCVLFETVKEKLKGQVLAGLVDPIQERAFKKAIKKTASLLHMAGQRQKSQPKSSQKLEPVSVPGVGEVDKAAIAKQIASALIAQGKTDVTQDQLEQLINAVVGMAEASKKAGKPISTANFLGQLAEEEEKSSIKDKDDSTSLDRITEPLTPSPKSSHNMDHLSDSDLQTLLQNFKDLQTEEQHGLISYLKKLEAFEPDRVERLRKFVNLKTSSEPEKTEKPKQVIDIPDTEDIDDFEDDEVLNKSSNSGRESPFSKRLGSVNPTADEKKETAKIQFDSEDEDYNFEDVVKAVSKNVKAKELEKERQLVEESMKKTKNVELVDAKSIISNLMSNFNKNKPVSSNLLGLGTSTSTITTAPSLTSNLDLSSIHNINMANIANIVGNAQKLMQENRKDEFKEDFPPLSTDRLDFDSDQKPASKVKITSNIVLNRIDRSNTNTQQNLGSSRSNFETNRSDSVTSRPMGLNLNLNPQMHNMSSSAQQSINPGMHNSQMNTMQQHTSDINRVGPWSAPRSNVMNRTAPPRGNYPVNNYGGNFGSNYQAQPNVTYPNIQNMPRGGNPYDQWQRFNNPRFQGNQYNPRPGGNYNNRW from the exons ATGGGCAAGAGGCATTGCATCAATGTATCGCGGGGCGTTGTACCGAGCCAGGAGGCACCGCCGACCTCCGTCGGACATTCGGACGGCGATGACGGCGGGGCGTCGTCGTTGCAGATTGCTCCCGGCGAACCCCTGCCCCCCGGGTTTGAGGGACAGGTCGAGGAGATCGCTCACATCCAG GAAAAGatcgataattttaaatccacACCGCTAGTTGCATTGGAGTATTTGTTGGAGATGCAATTTTACGATCCATCTAAAGAACCTCTATATTTGTGTGTATTGTGTGACAAAAAGGGAGATCCTCGAACCGTTTGGACACATTTATCCAGTTATAACCACGTACAACaa taccTACAAAAACATTTTCCCACTTGCTATCGCAAACTAGCACCGTACATGACCAAGCAATACAAACGTGGCTGTCAACGAGTCCTATTAAACATCGCGGAAGCGATAGAACAAAAATTTGGTCGTCTTAAACCGATGCCCATAGATAAGGATAAATTCGACGCCGATATGGCGCATTATCTTAGCATTGTGTGCAAAAGTCGCCACTTCAGTGAAAAATCAGGCTACACGTTCGAGGAGCTCGTCAATATGGAAGAACTTTCCAAGGTGACGTACGAAGTGGAAGCCCCACCGGATTTACATTCGATGGGACCGGGTGTGTCGTCCATCAGCAAGCCCTTCAAGAAGAGGAGTCCTTCGCCGCCTGTTGTGGCGCGACCGACAAAGAAAAATAAGGGTCCGATGGCTGGTGGGTCACAGGGTAACGGTATGAACAGATTTAGGGACGATTATCAACGGCCCGACTTGAGGAAGCAACGTAGGCGATCTTTGAGTAGTGTATCGAGTATTTCAAGTAACGATTTGAGCGATCGGGAAAGCGATCGATCCAGTTATCGACGACAGGACGATAGGCGAAAGAAATTCCCAATAAgaag ttacaGATCTCCAGAAAGAAACTTTTACAGAAGAAATGAGTTGGAAAGAAAAGACGGACCGATGCCGTGGCAAAAGTCTAATTACATGCGTCGACAAGATAAAGTCAGAGATGACgcagacaaaaaccgtgacaaagctgaagaatataaaaaattggctCGTGCCATCGAAACGGACATGGCCAAAACTTTGTCGCATCACGAGAAGAATCCCGAGAAACATCCTCAATATAACGAGGAGTGGAAGAAGTTCTGGAACAAGCGGTACAAGGAGTTACAGGCAGAGGGCAAAGATGCAGCCAATTATGATTTCAAACCTGAGTGGATACAATTTTGGAACAAACGAATGGTTGAGCTACATCAGGAGGATATTAAAAGTAGAAAAGATGCTCTAAGAAAAAG ATTGGGATTACCAGAAGAACCGACTCCTATTTCCTTCCGCATTGCCGGAAAAGGGAAGATCGACAACATGAAAAAAAGTCCGAATTCCAATAAACCAGTACCAATGGCTGCAAGACCGGACGAAAGTTTAGAAGACGACGTGATCTTCGTCAACGAGGAtaaagctaaaaataaatatcgcgATGACAAACGCCGCTCCCAAAGTCCCTGGGAGGACGAAGTGTCGCCCGTTAAGGTGAGAGAGGACAGGATGTCTCGTGACAGGAGATCCAAAGATTCGAGCCCGAGAGATAGGAGGAGAAGCAGTTCGAAAAGGCGATCGAGATCCAGGTCGAGAGATCGATCCAGGGATCGTTACCAAAGGCGATCCCGGTCCAGAGACGGACCGTCTAAGTCCAGAGAAAGGTCCAGGGATCGAGAATTTAGATACCGAGAGAGTTCCTATGAAAGAGATGTGCGTGGTAAGGAAAGGATTCGGACGGTTGCCGATCTGCCTTGGGAACGCGAGAAGTACTATTACAAACCGCCGGCGGTTATGAGAGATGTTACAAGAAATCCAGTGATTATACCTCCCGTTTCGGTACCAGAAGACGATGACGTAGATGAGGAAGTCAACTTGGTGTCTGTTTTAAGATTACTGACGGCTGTGGAAGAACGTTTAGGTTCTTTGGGCCCCAAAGTTATCGACCTTTTAGCTCAAGCTTTAGCAATGGAAAAAATCGAAGCAAACAGTTCCGAAAACCTGCTCGACAACGACATTAATTGTGTCCTTTTCGAAACGGTTAAGGAAAAACTTAAAGGACAAGTCCTTGCAGGACTAGTAGATCCGATTCAAGAACGAGCTTTCAAAAAAGCGATCAAGAAAACGGCCAGTCTTCTTCACATGGCGGGCCAAAGACAGAAGAGTCAACCGAAGTCATCTCAGAAACTCGAACCGGTAAGTGTACCAGGCGTGGGAGAAGTGGACAAAGCAGCTATCGCGAAACAAATCGCCAGCGCTTTGATTGCGCAAGGCAAGACCGACGTGACGCAAGATCAGCTCGAGCAGTTGATTAACGCGGTGGTAGGAATGGCGGAAGCGTCTAAAAAGGCCGGTAAACCTATCAGCACGGCGAATTTCTTGGGTCAGCTCGCGGAGGAGGAAGAGAAATCTTCTATCAAAGATAAAGACGATTCGACCAGCCTGGATAGAATTACAGAGCCGTTGACTCCTAGTCCAAAGTCGAGTCACAATATGGATCATCTTTCGGACTCAGATTTGCAAACACtgttacaaaatttcaaagattTACAAACGGAAGAACAACACGGGTTGATTAGTTATTTGAAGAAGTTAGAGGCATTCGAACCTGATCGTGTGGAAAGACTGaggaaatttgtaaatttgaaaactagCTCGGAACCAGAAAAGACGGAAAAACCAAAACAAGTTATCGATATACCGGACACTGAAGACATAGACGATTTCGAAGATGACGAGGTGTTAAACAAATCTAGTAACTCGGGACGAGAGAGTCCCTTTTCCAAACGATTAGGAAGTGTTAACCCAACAGCTGATGAAAAAAAGGAGACTGCAAAGATTCAGTTTGATTCCGAAGATGAGGATTACAATTTTGAGGACGTGGTTAAAGCCGTGTCCAAGAATGTCAAGGCAAAAGAGTTGGAGAAGGAACGACAATTGGTGGAAGAAAGCatgaagaaaactaaaaatgtggAATTGGTAGATGCGAAGTCTATAATTTCCAATCTGATGAGCaactttaacaaaaataaaccagTTAGTTCTAACTTGTTAGGTTTAGGTACTAGTACAAGTACTATAACTACAGCTCCTTCTCTGACGTCAAACCTAGATCTAAGTAGTATTCACAATATTAACATGGCAAACATCGCTAACATCGTAGGCAACGCCCAGAAACTCATGCAAGAAAACCGAAAGGACGAGTTCAAAGAAGACTTCCCACCCCTTTCTACCGACAGGCTCGATTTCGATTCAGATCAGAAACCCGCTTCCAAAGTAAAAATCACCTCAAATATAGTTTTGAACCGTATAGATCGTTCAAATACGAACACTCAACAGAACTTAGGCTCCAGCAGGTCGAATTTCGAAACGAATCGAAGTGATTCAGTGACCAGTCGCCCAATGGGTttgaacttaaatttaaatcctcaAATGCATAACATGAGCTCCTCAGCTCAACAGAGCATAAATCCAGGAATGCACAACTCCCAAATGAATACAATGCAACAACACACGTCAGACATCAATCGTGTGGGACCGTGGAGCGCACCCAGGTCGAATGTGATGAACAGAACCGCTCCTCCCCGCGGAAACTACCCCGTCAACAATTACGGGGGTAATTTCGGTAGCAATTATCAGGCGCAGCCGAACGTTACGTATccgaatatacaaaatatgccAAGAGGCGGCAATCCGTACGATCAGTGGCAGAGGTTTAACAATCCCCGCTTTCAGGGGAATCAGTACAATCCGAGGCCGGGTGGAAATTATAACAATAGGTGGTGA
- the LOC109597475 gene encoding frizzled-4, protein MRCVSILTLIIVSFADISVQEPMLRTCEPIRVELCKNLGYNMTGMPNLSGNDLQQEADYNIKSFSPLIQYGCSPQLKLFLCSVYVPMCTEKVSNPIGPCRGLCESVFSRCYPVLSEFGFPWPDALDCSRFPVENNQDHMCMEGPKEMRIVDVKSPVNPAVANCPPGHVPDLMAGCVSRCDSTLIFDEAEKRFAEVWVTVWALICFTTSFGSALTLTIGGGRVKAKPLVSLALCYCLVSAGWALRMFSGRMSNGCHRNNGDFPEDGLSNVNCAFVFLLIYYFGMAANAWWVCLCAWWVARVGLSWAPEKLRSLGSILHVCAWGFPAALTVAALVRRDVDSDDLTGTCYIGNRNNTTLLTLVLIPYVIFFTYGVCLLILGCVYVIRKPRQLAAAPLTSTAPRKEGDFLGAICALYAIPTFCVMVSVYYEYNNRDKWLAREKRAALWAFLLKYLMSLFVGVSSIFWIWSMKTVTAWKAVLRRLGPRKQPPVKVQTMPVLRYVPTHQPMSSTMSTSSRHSSRSNPHRKPRMHNLRNGGESII, encoded by the exons ATGCGGTGCGTTTCGATTTTAACGTTGATCATAGTTTCGTTCGCCGACATCAGCGTCCAGGAACCGATGCTGAGAACATGCGAACCTATCAGGGTGGAACTGTGCAAGAACCTCGGCTACAACATGACCGGCATGCCGAACTTGAGTGGCAACGATTTACAACAGGAGGCCGACTACAACATCAAATCGTTCTCGCCGCTGATCCAGTACGGCTGCAGTCCGCAGCTGAAGCTGTTCCTTTGCTCCGTTTACGTGCCAATGTGCACAGAAAAAGTGTCAAATCCGATAGGTCCGTGTCGCGGTTTGTGCGAGAGCGTCTTCTCCCGTTGTTATCCCGTGCTGAGCGAGTTCGGGTTCCCGTGGCCGGACGCGCTGGACTGTTCCCGATTCCCCGTCGAAAATAACCAGGATCACATGTGCATGGAGGGACCGAAGGAGATGAGGATCGTGGACGTAAAGTCGCCCGTCAATCCGGCAGTGGCGAACTGTCCGCCCGGACACGTGCCCGATCTTATGGCCGGATGCGTTTCACGTTGCGATTCCACGTTGATCTTCGACGAGGCCGAAAAAAGATTCGCCGAG GTGTGGGTGACTGTTTGGGCGTTGATCTGTTTCACCACCAGCTTCGGATCAGCACTGACTTTGACAATTGGAGGCGGAAGAGTTAAGGCGAAACCTCTAGTCAGTTTGGCACTCTGTTATTGTCTCGTTAGTGCTGGTTGGGCACTAAGGATGTTCTCTGGCAGAATGTCGAACGGTTGTCACAGGAACAACGGCGATTTTCCGGAAGACGGATTATCGAATGTTAACTGTGCGTTCGTTTTCCTTCTCATCTATTATTTTGGAATGGCCGCAAATGCTTG gtGGGTGTGCTTGTGCGCCTGGTGGGTAGCTAGGGTGGGATTGTCGTGGGCCCCCGAAAAATTGAGGAGTCTGGGCTCCATCTTGCATGTCTGCGCGTGGGGATTCCCCGCCGCCCTCACCGTCGCCGCCCTGGTACGACGAGACGTGGATTCTGACGATCTAACAG GGACGTGTTACATCGGAAACAGAAACAACACAACTCTCCTGACGTTAGTGCTCATACCTTACGTCATCTTCTTCACATACGGAGTGTGTCTTTTGATTCTGGGTTGCGTGTACGTGATCAGAAAACCCAGACAACTGGCGGCGGCACCACTTACCTCGACGGCGCCCAGAAAGGAAGGTGATTTCTTGGGCGCCATCTGCGCCCTTTACGCCATCCCGACATTCTGCGTCATGGTCAGCGTGTACTACGAATACAACAACCGGGATAAGTGGTTGGCGAGAGAGAAACGGGCGGCACTTTGGGCATTTCTGTTAAAATATCTGATGTCGTTGTTTGTGGGCGTGAGTTCGATATTCTGGATCTGGTCCATGAAAACGGTGACGGCCTGGAAGGCGGTCCTGAGACGACTGGGACCGAGGAAGCAGCCCCCGGTCAAGGTGCAAACCATGCCTGTGTTGCGGTACGTGCCAACGCACCAGCCGATGTCCAGCACGATGAGCACGAGCAGCAGACATTCATCTAGGTCGAATCCGCACAGGAAACCGCGGATGCACAATCTAAGAAACGGCGGCGAGTCCATAATCTAG
- the LOC109597497 gene encoding uncharacterized protein CG7065-like isoform X1, translating to MEPAAPGTEDDVPLSIGLNKQADEQQRLLSLKAFLPSGQYGKVFELSYVNGCENWYCNACKCPITGRAYLHEMGKRHCINVSRGVVPSQEAPPTSVGHSDGDDGGASSLQIAPGEPLPPGFEGQVEEIAHIQEKIDNFKSTPLVALEYLLEMQFYDPSKEPLYLCVLCDKKGDPRTVWTHLSSYNHVQQYLQKHFPTCYRKLAPYMTKQYKRGCQRVLLNIAEAIEQKFGRLKPMPIDKDKFDADMAHYLSIVCKSRHFSEKSGYTFEELVNMEELSKVTYEVEAPPDLHSMGPGVSSISKPFKKRSPSPPVVARPTKKNKGPMAGGSQGNGMNRFRDDYQRPDLRKQRRRSLSSVSSISSNDLSDRESDRSSYRRQDDRRKKFPIRSYRSPERNFYRRNELERKDGPMPWQKSNYMRRQDKVRDDADKNRDKAEEYKKLARAIETDMAKTLSHHEKNPEKHPQYNEEWKKFWNKRYKELQAEGKDAANYDFKPEWIQFWNKRMVELHQEDIKSRKDALRKRLGLPEEPTPISFRIAGKGKIDNMKKSPNSNKPVPMAARPDESLEDDVIFVNEDKAKNKYRDDKRRSQSPWEDEVSPVKVREDRMSRDRRSKDSSPRDRRRSSSKRRSRSRSRDRSRDRYQRRSRSRDGPSKSRERSRDREFRYRESSYERDVRGKERIRTVADLPWEREKYYYKPPAVMRDVTRNPVIIPPVSVPEDDDVDEEVNLVSVLRLLTAVEERLGSLGPKVIDLLAQALAMEKIEANSSENLLDNDINCVLFETVKEKLKGQVLAGLVDPIQERAFKKAIKKTASLLHMAGQRQKSQPKSSQKLEPVSVPGVGEVDKAAIAKQIASALIAQGKTDVTQDQLEQLINAVVGMAEASKKAGKPISTANFLGQLAEEEEKSSIKDKDDSTSLDRITEPLTPSPKSSHNMDHLSDSDLQTLLQNFKDLQTEEQHGLISYLKKLEAFEPDRVERLRKFVNLKTSSEPEKTEKPKQVIDIPDTEDIDDFEDDEVLNKSSNSGRESPFSKRLGSVNPTADEKKETAKIQFDSEDEDYNFEDVVKAVSKNVKAKELEKERQLVEESMKKTKNVELVDAKSIISNLMSNFNKNKPVSSNLLGLGTSTSTITTAPSLTSNLDLSSIHNINMANIANIVGNAQKLMQENRKDEFKEDFPPLSTDRLDFDSDQKPASKVKITSNIVLNRIDRSNTNTQQNLGSSRSNFETNRSDSVTSRPMGLNLNLNPQMHNMSSSAQQSINPGMHNSQMNTMQQHTSDINRVGPWSAPRSNVMNRTAPPRGNYPVNNYGGNFGSNYQAQPNVTYPNIQNMPRGGNPYDQWQRFNNPRFQGNQYNPRPGGNYNNRW from the exons ATGGAGCCCGCGGCGCCCGGGACCGAAGACGATGTTCCATTATCCATTGGACTTAACAAACAG GCTGACGAACAGCAGCGTTTGTTAAGTCTGAAGGCGTTCCTGCCGAGCGGTCAGTACGGCAAGGTGTTCGAGCTGAGCTACGTGAATGGATGCGAGAATTGGTACTGTAACGCGTGCAAGTGTCCGATCACCGGCCGCGCATATTTGCACGAGATGGGCAAGAGGCATTGCATCAATGTATCGCGGGGCGTTGTACCGAGCCAGGAGGCACCGCCGACCTCCGTCGGACATTCGGACGGCGATGACGGCGGGGCGTCGTCGTTGCAGATTGCTCCCGGCGAACCCCTGCCCCCCGGGTTTGAGGGACAGGTCGAGGAGATCGCTCACATCCAG GAAAAGatcgataattttaaatccacACCGCTAGTTGCATTGGAGTATTTGTTGGAGATGCAATTTTACGATCCATCTAAAGAACCTCTATATTTGTGTGTATTGTGTGACAAAAAGGGAGATCCTCGAACCGTTTGGACACATTTATCCAGTTATAACCACGTACAACaa taccTACAAAAACATTTTCCCACTTGCTATCGCAAACTAGCACCGTACATGACCAAGCAATACAAACGTGGCTGTCAACGAGTCCTATTAAACATCGCGGAAGCGATAGAACAAAAATTTGGTCGTCTTAAACCGATGCCCATAGATAAGGATAAATTCGACGCCGATATGGCGCATTATCTTAGCATTGTGTGCAAAAGTCGCCACTTCAGTGAAAAATCAGGCTACACGTTCGAGGAGCTCGTCAATATGGAAGAACTTTCCAAGGTGACGTACGAAGTGGAAGCCCCACCGGATTTACATTCGATGGGACCGGGTGTGTCGTCCATCAGCAAGCCCTTCAAGAAGAGGAGTCCTTCGCCGCCTGTTGTGGCGCGACCGACAAAGAAAAATAAGGGTCCGATGGCTGGTGGGTCACAGGGTAACGGTATGAACAGATTTAGGGACGATTATCAACGGCCCGACTTGAGGAAGCAACGTAGGCGATCTTTGAGTAGTGTATCGAGTATTTCAAGTAACGATTTGAGCGATCGGGAAAGCGATCGATCCAGTTATCGACGACAGGACGATAGGCGAAAGAAATTCCCAATAAgaag ttacaGATCTCCAGAAAGAAACTTTTACAGAAGAAATGAGTTGGAAAGAAAAGACGGACCGATGCCGTGGCAAAAGTCTAATTACATGCGTCGACAAGATAAAGTCAGAGATGACgcagacaaaaaccgtgacaaagctgaagaatataaaaaattggctCGTGCCATCGAAACGGACATGGCCAAAACTTTGTCGCATCACGAGAAGAATCCCGAGAAACATCCTCAATATAACGAGGAGTGGAAGAAGTTCTGGAACAAGCGGTACAAGGAGTTACAGGCAGAGGGCAAAGATGCAGCCAATTATGATTTCAAACCTGAGTGGATACAATTTTGGAACAAACGAATGGTTGAGCTACATCAGGAGGATATTAAAAGTAGAAAAGATGCTCTAAGAAAAAG ATTGGGATTACCAGAAGAACCGACTCCTATTTCCTTCCGCATTGCCGGAAAAGGGAAGATCGACAACATGAAAAAAAGTCCGAATTCCAATAAACCAGTACCAATGGCTGCAAGACCGGACGAAAGTTTAGAAGACGACGTGATCTTCGTCAACGAGGAtaaagctaaaaataaatatcgcgATGACAAACGCCGCTCCCAAAGTCCCTGGGAGGACGAAGTGTCGCCCGTTAAGGTGAGAGAGGACAGGATGTCTCGTGACAGGAGATCCAAAGATTCGAGCCCGAGAGATAGGAGGAGAAGCAGTTCGAAAAGGCGATCGAGATCCAGGTCGAGAGATCGATCCAGGGATCGTTACCAAAGGCGATCCCGGTCCAGAGACGGACCGTCTAAGTCCAGAGAAAGGTCCAGGGATCGAGAATTTAGATACCGAGAGAGTTCCTATGAAAGAGATGTGCGTGGTAAGGAAAGGATTCGGACGGTTGCCGATCTGCCTTGGGAACGCGAGAAGTACTATTACAAACCGCCGGCGGTTATGAGAGATGTTACAAGAAATCCAGTGATTATACCTCCCGTTTCGGTACCAGAAGACGATGACGTAGATGAGGAAGTCAACTTGGTGTCTGTTTTAAGATTACTGACGGCTGTGGAAGAACGTTTAGGTTCTTTGGGCCCCAAAGTTATCGACCTTTTAGCTCAAGCTTTAGCAATGGAAAAAATCGAAGCAAACAGTTCCGAAAACCTGCTCGACAACGACATTAATTGTGTCCTTTTCGAAACGGTTAAGGAAAAACTTAAAGGACAAGTCCTTGCAGGACTAGTAGATCCGATTCAAGAACGAGCTTTCAAAAAAGCGATCAAGAAAACGGCCAGTCTTCTTCACATGGCGGGCCAAAGACAGAAGAGTCAACCGAAGTCATCTCAGAAACTCGAACCGGTAAGTGTACCAGGCGTGGGAGAAGTGGACAAAGCAGCTATCGCGAAACAAATCGCCAGCGCTTTGATTGCGCAAGGCAAGACCGACGTGACGCAAGATCAGCTCGAGCAGTTGATTAACGCGGTGGTAGGAATGGCGGAAGCGTCTAAAAAGGCCGGTAAACCTATCAGCACGGCGAATTTCTTGGGTCAGCTCGCGGAGGAGGAAGAGAAATCTTCTATCAAAGATAAAGACGATTCGACCAGCCTGGATAGAATTACAGAGCCGTTGACTCCTAGTCCAAAGTCGAGTCACAATATGGATCATCTTTCGGACTCAGATTTGCAAACACtgttacaaaatttcaaagattTACAAACGGAAGAACAACACGGGTTGATTAGTTATTTGAAGAAGTTAGAGGCATTCGAACCTGATCGTGTGGAAAGACTGaggaaatttgtaaatttgaaaactagCTCGGAACCAGAAAAGACGGAAAAACCAAAACAAGTTATCGATATACCGGACACTGAAGACATAGACGATTTCGAAGATGACGAGGTGTTAAACAAATCTAGTAACTCGGGACGAGAGAGTCCCTTTTCCAAACGATTAGGAAGTGTTAACCCAACAGCTGATGAAAAAAAGGAGACTGCAAAGATTCAGTTTGATTCCGAAGATGAGGATTACAATTTTGAGGACGTGGTTAAAGCCGTGTCCAAGAATGTCAAGGCAAAAGAGTTGGAGAAGGAACGACAATTGGTGGAAGAAAGCatgaagaaaactaaaaatgtggAATTGGTAGATGCGAAGTCTATAATTTCCAATCTGATGAGCaactttaacaaaaataaaccagTTAGTTCTAACTTGTTAGGTTTAGGTACTAGTACAAGTACTATAACTACAGCTCCTTCTCTGACGTCAAACCTAGATCTAAGTAGTATTCACAATATTAACATGGCAAACATCGCTAACATCGTAGGCAACGCCCAGAAACTCATGCAAGAAAACCGAAAGGACGAGTTCAAAGAAGACTTCCCACCCCTTTCTACCGACAGGCTCGATTTCGATTCAGATCAGAAACCCGCTTCCAAAGTAAAAATCACCTCAAATATAGTTTTGAACCGTATAGATCGTTCAAATACGAACACTCAACAGAACTTAGGCTCCAGCAGGTCGAATTTCGAAACGAATCGAAGTGATTCAGTGACCAGTCGCCCAATGGGTttgaacttaaatttaaatcctcaAATGCATAACATGAGCTCCTCAGCTCAACAGAGCATAAATCCAGGAATGCACAACTCCCAAATGAATACAATGCAACAACACACGTCAGACATCAATCGTGTGGGACCGTGGAGCGCACCCAGGTCGAATGTGATGAACAGAACCGCTCCTCCCCGCGGAAACTACCCCGTCAACAATTACGGGGGTAATTTCGGTAGCAATTATCAGGCGCAGCCGAACGTTACGTATccgaatatacaaaatatgccAAGAGGCGGCAATCCGTACGATCAGTGGCAGAGGTTTAACAATCCCCGCTTTCAGGGGAATCAGTACAATCCGAGGCCGGGTGGAAATTATAACAATAGGTGGTGA